CTAATGAATCTATCCAGCTCTTTTTGTCTTTGTTCACCAGTTAAATTATTCCAAAACTGATGTGAAAAACTATGTGAGGCAATTTCATAGCTTTCTGCCCAGTTTTTAATCTGATTCTCATATCTTTCAAGCACATTTCCACTAATAAAAAGCGTAGCTGAAAGATTGTGTTTTTTAAAAATATTGAAAATCCTGTCTAGATTTTCCACTCCTTCAAAGCTTTGTGGTTTAGCTAAGTCAGATTCAACATCAATTGAAACAAAACAAATATTCATAAAGTTAACAAAACACCTTTTAAAAAATTATTAAGCTTGCTGCTGGTATTTTATTATTTTTTTAATAGTTTCCTCTAGACTAAATTTTGGCTCATAGCCAATCATTCTTCTAATATTTGAAATGTCTGGCACTCTTCGCCTAAGGTCTTCAAATCCGTCAGGATAAGCTTGATCATATGGAATGTGGGTTATTTTTGAAGAACTGTTTGTTAATTCTATGACTTTTTTAGCTAAATTATTTATACTAATTTCCCTGTCTGCTCCCAGATTAATAACTTGACCTTCTGCCTGTTTTGTTGCCATTAATTTAATTAAGGCTTCAACAATATCTTCAACATCAGCAAAGCTTCTGGTTTGCTCGCCATCTCCATAAACAGTTATAGGCTCACCTTTTAGTCCTTGTTTAATAAAAGTAGGAACTACCATGCCATATCTTCCCACCTGTCTTGGACCAATAACATTAAAAAACCTGGTTACAATAACAGGTAATTTCTTTTCTTTGAAATAAGCTAAACCTAAAAACTCATCTATTCCTTTTGAAAAAGCATAAATCCAGCGATTATTATATACAGAGCCATAAATCCTATCATCTTGTTCTTTAAAAGGAACCTTATCCCCTTTTCCGTAAACCTCAGAAGAGGAAGCAATTAAAACTTTAACTTTTCTTTTTTCTGCTTGTTTTAATACTATTTCTGTACCATTAACGTTGGTTAAAAGACAATCTAAGGGCTCTTTTAGTATTTTCTTTACCCCGACTGCAGCTGCTAAGTGATATACTTGATCTACTTTTGCTATTAATTCTTTAATTAAGTCTTCATCAAGCACTGATCCTTTAGTGAAATGAAAGTTATTGTTATTTCTTAAATGATCAATATTTTCTAATCTCCCCGTTGAAAGATCATCAACAACAAAAACCTCTTCTCCTTGCTTAAGAAGTTTTTCAGCTAAATGAGAACCAATAAAGCCAGCTCCGCCAGTAATTAGTATTTTTTTATTATTCATTTTTAAGTTCTTTTATTCCTTGTTCTAAGGTTGTTTTAGGCTCCCAACCCAACAATTCTTTGGCTAAACTAATGTCTGCCAAAGTATCCCTTATATCACCGGGTCTTGCAGGAATATATTTAGTTTCTCCACCAACGAATTCTGCTATTTTATTCACTGTATAATTACAACCAGCGCCAATATTAATAGCTTCTCCCTTGCCAACCCTATCTGATTCCATAGCTAAAATATTAGCATTTACCACATCAGAAACATGCGTGAAGTCACGAGTTTGTTCACCATCTTCAGTAATTGTTAAAGACAATCCTTTTTTCTTTTGAGTTAGAAAAAGACCAATAACTGGAGTATAACTTCCCTCTTCGGGCTGTCTTTGTCCGTAAACATTGAAATATCTTAAAGAAACTGTAGGCAAATTATAGAGATCTGAAGAGAAGATTTTACAGTAAAGTTCACCTACATATTTCTGTAAAGCATAAGGACTTATAGGGAAAGCTGCCATGCTTTCTTTTAACGGCAAGTCATTACCAATGCCATAAACCGAAGAAGAAGAACTGTAAACAAATCTTTTAACTTTTGCATCTTTTGCAGCAACTAATGTATTTAAAGTTGCTGTAACGTTCATTTCATTAGTTTCTCTTGGTTTGGCAACTGACAAAGGGACCCTGGGTAAAGCCGCTAAGTGAAAAACAAAATCCACACCTTCAAATATTGGTTTAATTTTTCCAAAATCTCTTAAGTCAAGATTAAAAAACTTAGCTTTTGGATTAAGGTTTTCTTTTTTACCGGTAGATAAATTATCAATTACAAGAACCTCATGATTTTTTTCAATTAATTTATCTACTAAATTGGAGCCGATAAAACCAGCTCCACCGCTAACTAAAATTTTTGCCATATTTTTAAAAATATTAAAATGGATCTCTTTTACTGTAATTTTCAGGATCAGTAATTCCTTGTTCTTTTAAGAGTTCTTCGTTAATTTCATCAACTATTTTATGCAGTTTTAAATCAACGCCATTTTTCTCAGCAAATCTAATAAAAGCTTTTATGTCTTTTGGAAGGCAATTATGAGTTAAGACGCCTCCGCTTGTAAGATAGTGATTGCTTTGGGTTTCAAGAGCATAAACCCACTTGTTGCTGTTTAGATTTTCAACTTTTTTAATGCGAAGCAAAGCAATATTGTCATTAATTCTATCATAAGCCGGAGATTTAATAGTCCTGGCATTAAGTTTAACTTTATTTCTTTTCTCTTTTGTTAAAAATGGGAGCAACTTTTCAACCTCTTTAGATTCTGAAACCCGAATTTCATAACAAGGCACTTTTGATTTTTTTGATCTAAATATGCGTCTGCTAGACAATATTCCTTTTTCTCTTAACAACAAGTCGATTCCCTCTATTAGCTTTTTACTAACTGTGGCGTAATTAATAGTGCAGTAATTTCCCATATTAGATTTCTCTAAAGAACCATCTCCTCTGAAAAGACCGCTGAGTAGTTGGTTTTTTATTTCTTGCGAAGCAAAAAACATATAATCTGGAATTGATTTTGAATAGCAGCCCTTGCCGAAATCCTTAAAATATTCTGAAAGAATTCTTGAGGAAACCTTGAATGTAAGACTGCTTTTCTTTCCTTTCCAATAACCAATTCTAGTACTAAACTTGATATCTAACTGATCTAAAATAGAAGTTAAATCCTCAATAAGCTCTTTTTCATGATAACCAAAAGTAAATAACACCCTATTATCAGAAACACAACCCTCTGCAAGGTAATAACCCATAAGTCGAGCCCAATCTTTATTATTTTTTAATTGGACAGGAATCCATGTTCCTGTTTTCCCTGTTTTAATTTTTAATTCTTCTAAAGGAATCTGGGCTTTCATTAAAGATAGTGCTGGAAGAGAAACCGGCCTCTGACGTCTTAATCCTTTATATTGATGAAAGGTCAACTGCGGTTTTAATGCACTAGCAAAACTTTTCTGGCACTGCTCAACGAAAACTTCCTCTTTAACGCTAAAATTTTCAAAAAAATCAACTGTTTGTTTTTGATACAAGACAGGAAGTTTATCTAAAACAACTGGAATTCTGTCTTCTGGAGTTAAGTCTTTCGCTTCTTTTACAGTTTGATTATTGTTTTTATTAAAAGATACCACTAAATGATCTGGTGACATTTCCAAAGTCCTACCTTTTGACAAATGGATTTTTATGGTTTTATTAATCCTTCTTTTGCTTTTAGCTAAAACTTGCTCAATGAAAATTTTTCCATCTTTAGCGCTAAGAATTTTATCTCCAGACAATTTTTCAATCGGAACCACATCAATTCCATTCTCGCTGCATTGATAAACCATTTCATCGCCAACCAAACATTTCCCGGCATAACCTCTTTTTCCTTTATGAAAGATTGTTAAATGAGTTCTGTCAATTCTCTTGTCAGCAGACGCAGCATCCATAATTCTGTCATAATTAATGCCTAGCTTTTCACACAAATTATAAATCTGGTTTGCGAAAACTACTTTTGTTGAAAACCATGTGTTTCCAAAA
This is a stretch of genomic DNA from Patescibacteria group bacterium. It encodes these proteins:
- a CDS encoding NAD-dependent epimerase/dehydratase family protein, yielding MAKILVSGGAGFIGSNLVDKLIEKNHEVLVIDNLSTGKKENLNPKAKFFNLDLRDFGKIKPIFEGVDFVFHLAALPRVPLSVAKPRETNEMNVTATLNTLVAAKDAKVKRFVYSSSSSVYGIGNDLPLKESMAAFPISPYALQKYVGELYCKIFSSDLYNLPTVSLRYFNVYGQRQPEEGSYTPVIGLFLTQKKKGLSLTITEDGEQTRDFTHVSDVVNANILAMESDRVGKGEAINIGAGCNYTVNKIAEFVGGETKYIPARPGDIRDTLADISLAKELLGWEPKTTLEQGIKELKNE
- a CDS encoding polysaccharide deacetylase family protein; this translates as MNICFVSIDVESDLAKPQSFEGVENLDRIFNIFKKHNLSATLFISGNVLERYENQIKNWAESYEIASHSFSHQFWNNLTGEQRQKELDRFI
- a CDS encoding SDR family NAD(P)-dependent oxidoreductase, producing MNNKKILITGGAGFIGSHLAEKLLKQGEEVFVVDDLSTGRLENIDHLRNNNNFHFTKGSVLDEDLIKELIAKVDQVYHLAAAVGVKKILKEPLDCLLTNVNGTEIVLKQAEKRKVKVLIASSSEVYGKGDKVPFKEQDDRIYGSVYNNRWIYAFSKGIDEFLGLAYFKEKKLPVIVTRFFNVIGPRQVGRYGMVVPTFIKQGLKGEPITVYGDGEQTRSFADVEDIVEALIKLMATKQAEGQVINLGADREISINNLAKKVIELTNSSSKITHIPYDQAYPDGFEDLRRRVPDISNIRRMIGYEPKFSLEETIKKIIKYQQQA